In Tripterygium wilfordii isolate XIE 37 chromosome 17, ASM1340144v1, whole genome shotgun sequence, the genomic window GTTTTGAACCATGAATAATGGCAGTAATGGTAAGAGtttttgatatctgtcatactCTCcgctttttcttttctttttttttttgttttataatcATTCCTGGTAGGCTCTGTATCAGTACTAGTGATTTCTTGTCTTCGCCGTttttcttgtgtttgattttaaatCAGCACTACTGGATTGAAAATTGGAGGCCATCTTATTCAAATGAATTTGGAAAACAAGCTTTTCTCTACATTAGCAGCTATACTCTTGACTCTACTGAGATCAAAAGGCATATAGAAGAGATTGAATTCTAAGCAGTAGGATAAGAGGCCATCATAGCAATGCCACATAGGCCTCCCTCATGTCCCACATCTCTTTGCATCCTTATGTAGCCTTTCTCACCCCATTCTGGTCCCCATGAGTTCTTCACCAGCCAGTACTTGGTTCCGTCCTCGGTGACCCCATAACCCACAGCAGCCACTCCATGGTTTAATTGATTCCCACAGACTCCTTTGAAGATTCCACCAAAGTAAAATTGAAACTCAAAGCCTCCGGCATCAATGGCTACGGAGACTGGTTGGTGGGCGACAGCATTCAGCAATGCATTCTCATTGTTTGCAGGAACGTTTTGATAACCTTTTATCTTGACAGCGGGGTTGGCTGCCCTTCTGGTGTTGCATTTGCCATCAGCTCCCTTGTAAGGATAGTTTCTTTCGGTGGTGAGACCATGGTTTTTGATGATGAACTTGAAGGCATCGTCCATTAATCCACCGTTGCAACCTTTATCCTCACCCTTGACGTCACAATCCACCAACTCTTGCTCAGAAAGAGAGATCAGTTTTTCAGTTCTAAGCTTAGTAATCCCTTCCACTGCTGCAACAGCCGAAAAAGCCCAGCAACATCCTGCATTATTTCAATCCAAGAAATGATCGAGAAGACGATTAATTTCATGTATCGTATAAATTcacataaaattttgattgtatatatatatatatatgtacgtaccACATTTGTCTTGATTCTTGACAGGCGTTACAGCTCCTTTCCTTCTCCAGTCCATTGCAGATGGAATTGCAGTGACATTCTGATACTTGAATGAAACAACATCCTTGGAGGACACCAAATGACCTCTGAATCTGTTTCTTGATGTCCTAAACTCTTCATTTGTGAGATCTGCAAACTGATTGATGCCAAGCCTGTAAGATTTGTTTCCAGCCATGTTGAAAGCTTCAATACGAGCTACGTTTTCGCTGAAAATCTTGAAGCGTTGCTCCTTCTCCGCATCAGTTTTATACACTCGTCCATGCTGAGACATCCATTGTTGGTATTGCTCAAGCATGGATGTATCTTGGAGAGTGCGAGACCCGGCGAGAGAAGCCCAGGTTCCCAAAATCAAGATCAAAACCAAACACATGTTTCTCAAGTATTCCATTTGTATCAGCAAAGGTTGTCGAGACAATGATTCTTGTTGTTGCAAGGAAGTGTTGAAGTGGTAGGATAACTCTGGaactagttatatatatatatatatatatataggtcaaGTATTGTCCTACTTCAATGCATGCTGTTTTGGAGTTGTGGTCGGGGGAGGCTTAATTTGCTTAATATTCGTGAATGTTTAAAGCATTCCGACTTGACTTCCATACTTGTAGCTGATTTCTTCAAATACTTAGTTTCAGTATTATAGAATTAACTTAATCTGGCTGAAACTTTTCATCACATGCACACTTGCTATGGGTAACTTTGACCCTGTCAATGTAAAAGATGAAAGAACTAATTGGTTCCGTTATATAAACATCTCTATATGTTAAAATGCATTCATAGTAGAAGGTACAACAGTAAAATTTTCATAACCACAAAGCAATAGCtcagttggttatatctctAAGCCTAAGAAAAATACATGTCGTCAAGGTTGAGAATTTTGAACCAATTAGGAGTATTATCTagatcttttttttaatcttgtgGGCTTTCGGATCACTTTCAAAGCGGAGTTAGGAGTCTTATTTTCACATGCATGGATTGCTGTGCAGAGTAAATTAAGATTGATGAACTAAAAATTCATGAGCAGGACACTTCACTGTACATTATTTCTAAGGTTCAATATAGAGAGAGCTTTGCATATGTTAGGGTAGGCCATTGTTTATCTACATCGGCCCATCATAATccttaaaaatattataataggAAACATGGGATTCCATTAGCATTAACCATTAGAATATTAGGGTTGGTTGTCTAATTGAAGTAattgtgaattttattttatataaacgAATATTTGATTTGTTCCTGAGAATAATTGTGTTGGGTTTTCTCcaagcaaaaaaaatcaattacatAGTATTAATTCCAAATTAGGAAATGTTTCAACTCTTCTTGAGCACATTCTTGACAATAACCATGTTAAGAtcgaaaaatactaaaatacCCCGATATAGTTTTTAGGAAAGAAAAGGCAATCAaattacaaattacaaattaatTAGCTCGATTTaaggttcaaaaaaaaaaaaaaaaaagattaatttacggaacTAGGGGGTTGGGGTGAGTTAGTAATTTAACAGAGAAGAGTCATCCTCGTAAAAACATAGGCAAGTACAGAATCTATGGAAGGGCGTGAAGAGGGAAATGTTTAATTAAATAAAGTTACATGTAAGCACACATAATTAGCAACCTAATTACTCCATATGGAGAGTGTAGGCCTCGAAGCATTAGCCCCAATGTCCCAGCACAACCTTCAAAAGGGGAATTGAATGCCTCGATTTGGATTTTGTTGGGATAAACACCTTGTAGTGGAGGCTATTATTATCAATACCTATATACAAGTACATGCATAAAAGTAGTAATATTGTCTTAATGAAACTTACAAACCCTAGTTTGTTATTTCTATTTAAAGACCACAACACCATGTAGCCTCTAGTTGAAATTAATGGAGAGATGTCTATTATGGAAAACCAAATTGATTTCTCATAGTTATTGGTGTTGACTCAAGTTTTTTTTGACCAGTTATTTGTGTTAAGAGTTAAGAATTTATCTCGCATTTTATTAGCATAACCTAATCGAGTATTATATAAGCAAATGTTCAGTCACTTTCGTATGCCAACATATTTTTTTGACGCTTCAAGAAAGAATAAATCGAATATTAATTTGTAGTGTTTGAGGTTGGATTGTGTAACAATTAGAGGTTGATGATACATATTAGATAGGGTTTAATTCATTTACACTATTACTAAAATTGAATGTCATTATTTAATGTTTATGAAGTTGTGATATATTGTATGAGTTTGGCAGCACCTCACAGTAccatagttttttgtgacacgttaaacagtttttgcgttccaattcacctcacagcaccacaactttttacctcacagcacctcaccacatctcacagcactcccaaacgcttatgatatggatttaattgcaagcgcacaaatcgtacaagtaataaagagatgagtaaattatcgtttccactagggatgtgttggcaatcaagatcaatgtcaaactagtaacaactatgcaaattggggaacgattttgcggtttgttttgatttttaactaaattaattaaaaagaacaaagacaaatcaaacacaagtgtgaagtcaaggatggaaagcactagggtacttaatgtcacctcacctatccaattcaattcccttggtctcttaatccctaattcctctctttataatgacaatcgatttcctaacctattcaatgttctattcctagatacatcaaacgtattttcaacataaatccctgttattcctaacaatcggattaatatatcaaaaacccttTAAGaattatggaaatcatttagcgattgcataagccacaaacctatattcctatggttcatgcaccctatgtcatctatggcttgaggcaaaccctagatatctccttccggtctcaatctaggcagcaaatcaattgaatgatggccaaacattcaaaagcattaatcacacccatagacaatcaatagagagagagaaatcaagaaataaggaaaccaagtttattgaatcttcaaggtttggttacattaagaccctagtaagaaatctagccactcatggaagcaaaatacatcattaaacaaaggaaatcaaccatagaaactaggatagaaaaggagagagaaaaccctcttgtacaccctcttcttctccaagctccaatggtggcctccaagctctccaatggtggtagaatgaaattCAGCTCCAaaaactcccccaaaaccctattttatgcccttttatacttccccaaactcttatgtcgttttcaaaacaagttggggtcgttttggcttaaaaacacgtgaattcggaactttttcgcgaaactgcgcgtgctgtgaatagtacctccgatcgatcggacactgttccgatcgatcagaaatacaatctgcctccacgagttttttagtgttttggcaggtccgattgatcgggaatggctctgatcgatcggaaatcagttctggagttcaaatcttcattttgcactcttttcctccattttttgCCTTAGCACCTACAATatacaaatatagttttcttaggcaatatcaactcttaatcaactcaaaatgggatgaacttatgtgtaaaggatgtgcaaatgtatgaatatatttggcacatcaaacacccccacacttaacctttgctcgtcctcgagcaaattgagaatgaataaaggagggaaagagtattttctgttaagctcaaatgaaaaataaaacaactaagacctactctaaataagcaactaatctatgtcactttcgtagggctcacgatgacacttagcatgtgccacaagcctttaaaccc contains:
- the LOC119982414 gene encoding senescence-specific cysteine protease SAG39-like; the protein is MEYLRNMCLVLILILGTWASLAGSRTLQDTSMLEQYQQWMSQHGRVYKTDAEKEQRFKIFSENVARIEAFNMAGNKSYRLGINQFADLTNEEFRTSRNRFRGHLVSSKDVVSFKYQNVTAIPSAMDWRRKGAVTPVKNQDKCGCCWAFSAVAAVEGITKLRTEKLISLSEQELVDCDVKGEDKGCNGGLMDDAFKFIIKNHGLTTERNYPYKGADGKCNTRRAANPAVKIKGYQNVPANNENALLNAVAHQPVSVAIDAGGFEFQFYFGGIFKGVCGNQLNHGVAAVGYGVTEDGTKYWLVKNSWGPEWGEKGYIRMQRDVGHEGGLCGIAMMASYPTA